One segment of Neobacillus endophyticus DNA contains the following:
- a CDS encoding branched-chain amino acid ABC transporter permease: MRLVKNAKGFWLSIVLAVVVGVVIQFLISGEILDSFYSNTLYLIGINIILAVSLHLIIGVTGQFSIGHAGFLAVGAYASAIMTMKLGMPFPVAILVAGVAAAIAGLIIGIPTLRLRGDYLAIATLGFGEIMRIIFLNIDYVGGASGMTVSHLVTWPWVYACVVITIIVIVNFTNSTHGRACISIRENEIAADAMGINTTFYKVIAFVIGAFFAGVAGALYAHNFYIIQPTNFGFLKSFDILIFVVLGGLGSMSGAVIAAILLTIISAFLSNYPEVRMLIYSLVLIVMMLFRPQGLLGTKEITSFFKVGKSGKGGVQNDSKQTVA, encoded by the coding sequence ATGAGATTAGTAAAAAATGCAAAGGGCTTTTGGCTTTCAATCGTTTTGGCCGTAGTGGTTGGAGTAGTTATTCAATTTTTGATCAGTGGAGAAATCCTTGACTCTTTCTATTCAAATACACTCTATCTGATCGGAATTAATATTATTCTTGCTGTGAGTCTTCATTTGATTATCGGCGTTACTGGGCAGTTCTCCATTGGCCATGCCGGCTTTCTGGCTGTCGGTGCCTATGCTTCCGCCATCATGACAATGAAATTGGGAATGCCGTTCCCGGTAGCCATACTTGTTGCTGGCGTTGCAGCGGCGATTGCCGGTTTAATCATTGGAATTCCTACTCTAAGGCTTAGAGGGGACTATTTAGCCATTGCCACATTGGGCTTTGGAGAGATCATGCGGATTATCTTTTTAAATATTGACTATGTCGGCGGTGCGAGCGGAATGACCGTCTCTCACCTTGTGACCTGGCCGTGGGTTTATGCCTGTGTTGTCATCACCATCATCGTCATTGTGAACTTTACGAATTCAACTCACGGACGGGCCTGCATCTCCATTCGTGAGAATGAAATTGCTGCAGACGCCATGGGAATCAACACGACTTTTTATAAAGTAATTGCCTTTGTTATTGGGGCCTTCTTCGCAGGTGTTGCCGGAGCCCTATATGCTCATAACTTTTATATTATCCAGCCGACAAACTTTGGCTTTTTGAAATCATTTGATATTTTAATTTTCGTCGTGCTTGGCGGTTTAGGCAGTATGTCTGGTGCGGTTATTGCGGCGATTCTTTTGACAATTATTTCTGCCTTTCTTTCCAATTATCCGGAAGTTCGGATGTTGATTTACAGCCTTGTGCTGATAGTGATGATGCTGTTCCGCCCGCAAGGATTGCTGGGAACAAAAGAAATTACCTCATTCTTTAAAGTCGGCAAATCCGGAAAAGGAGGCGTGCAAAATGACAGCAAACAAACCGTTGCTTAG
- a CDS encoding ABC transporter ATP-binding protein, producing MTANKPLLRVDQVGIRFGGLKAVSDVNMELNQGELVGLIGPNGAGKTTFFNLLTGVYVPTEGSISLDDEKLNGQAPYKITKKGISRTFQNIRLFSELSVLDNVKVAYHSLAKHSILSSIFRLPTHFTGEKEMEEKAIEFLKIFKLETAMNEKAKNLPYGQQRRLEIARALAANPKLLLLDEPAAGMNPQETAELMDLIALIREKFKLTILLIEHDMSLVMGVCERIYVLDHGQLIANGTPEQIRNNPKVIEAYLGEEVS from the coding sequence ATGACAGCAAACAAACCGTTGCTTAGAGTAGACCAAGTTGGAATTCGTTTTGGCGGTTTAAAAGCTGTATCAGATGTGAACATGGAATTAAATCAGGGCGAGCTTGTCGGTCTAATCGGCCCAAACGGTGCGGGGAAAACGACCTTTTTCAACCTGTTAACAGGTGTATATGTTCCTACTGAAGGCAGCATCTCATTGGATGACGAAAAATTAAATGGGCAGGCTCCTTATAAAATTACAAAAAAGGGAATCAGCCGTACGTTTCAAAACATTCGCTTATTCAGTGAGCTTTCGGTGCTTGATAATGTAAAGGTTGCTTACCATTCTCTCGCCAAGCACTCTATTTTAAGCTCTATATTCCGCCTTCCGACTCATTTTACAGGTGAGAAAGAAATGGAGGAAAAGGCCATTGAATTTTTGAAAATTTTCAAGCTTGAAACGGCGATGAATGAGAAAGCAAAAAATCTGCCATACGGACAGCAGCGCCGCCTGGAAATCGCCCGGGCACTGGCAGCTAACCCTAAATTGTTGCTGCTGGATGAGCCGGCTGCAGGAATGAATCCGCAGGAAACAGCAGAACTGATGGATTTAATTGCTTTAATTCGTGAAAAGTTTAAGCTAACCATTCTTCTCATTGAGCATGATATGTCGCTTGTAATGGGTGTATGTGAACGGATTTATGTACTGGATCACGGCCAATTAATTGCCAACGGTACACCGGAACAAATCAGAAATAATCCAAAAGTCATCGAAGCGTATCTTGGCGAGGAGGTCTCGTAA
- a CDS encoding MFS transporter, translating into MNNKKEITGGKLLAVAGTGWLFDAMDVGMLSFIIAALKEHWGLTPGQMGWIGSINSIGMAVGALLFGLMADKVGRKNVFIITLLLFSLGSGASAFSTTLSIFLTIRFIVGMGLGGELPVASTLVSESVPVENRGRTVVLLESFWAVGWLASAIISYFVIPKFGWQTALLISAIPAFFTLYLRVGLPDSPRYTALKGQEKVSVFSNLAKLWSREYSRQTIMLWVVWFCVVFSYYGMFLWLPSVMVMKGFSLIKSFQYVLIMTLAQLPGYFTAAWLIERVGRKFVLVVYLIGTALCAYFFGTASSIGLLMTSGILLSFFNLGAWGGLYAYTPEQYPTKIRGTGTGMAAAFGRIGGVLGPLLVGYLAAQKIPISTIFTIFCISVFIGAAAVFILGKETKKQELE; encoded by the coding sequence TTGAATAATAAAAAAGAAATAACGGGTGGAAAACTGCTGGCAGTTGCCGGAACCGGCTGGCTTTTTGATGCAATGGATGTAGGAATGCTTTCATTTATCATTGCAGCCTTAAAGGAACATTGGGGGTTAACGCCGGGACAGATGGGCTGGATTGGCAGTATTAACTCCATTGGGATGGCTGTCGGTGCACTGCTTTTTGGCTTAATGGCGGATAAAGTCGGCAGGAAAAATGTTTTTATAATTACCTTATTATTATTTTCACTTGGAAGCGGCGCATCTGCCTTTTCCACTACACTCTCCATCTTTTTAACGATTCGATTTATCGTTGGAATGGGGCTTGGCGGAGAACTGCCAGTTGCCTCTACACTTGTCTCAGAAAGCGTTCCGGTTGAAAATCGGGGCAGAACCGTTGTTTTGCTTGAAAGCTTTTGGGCAGTCGGCTGGCTGGCATCTGCCATCATTTCGTACTTTGTGATACCGAAATTTGGTTGGCAGACCGCTTTGCTGATCAGTGCCATCCCAGCCTTTTTTACCTTATATTTACGGGTGGGCTTGCCTGATTCTCCGCGCTATACAGCACTTAAAGGGCAGGAAAAGGTGTCTGTCTTTAGCAACCTTGCAAAATTATGGTCAAGGGAATATAGCAGACAAACCATTATGCTTTGGGTGGTTTGGTTCTGTGTGGTGTTTTCTTACTATGGAATGTTCTTATGGCTGCCAAGCGTGATGGTGATGAAGGGATTCAGCCTGATAAAAAGCTTTCAATATGTCCTGATTATGACGCTTGCACAGCTGCCTGGCTATTTTACCGCTGCCTGGCTGATCGAAAGAGTCGGGAGGAAATTTGTTTTAGTTGTGTACTTAATAGGAACAGCTCTATGTGCTTATTTCTTTGGTACTGCTTCTTCTATTGGACTGTTAATGACATCCGGTATATTACTGTCCTTTTTTAACTTGGGAGCATGGGGCGGGCTTTATGCATATACACCTGAACAGTATCCTACTAAGATCCGCGGCACCGGCACGGGAATGGCGGCTGCCTTCGGGCGAATCGGCGGTGTTCTGGGGCCGTTATTAGTGGGTTATCTGGCAGCTCAGAAAATTCCGATTTCCACCATTTTTACGATCTTCTGTATCTCGGTGTTCATTGGAGCAGCAGCTGTTTTTATCTTAGGAAAAGAAACAAAAAAACAAGAATTAGAATAA
- a CDS encoding metallophosphoesterase, protein MKKLIVIFLVAVSFQLFQKHVWAAETNTSSPEPNLQVPIISDVHINENLPVRQEHFTNALQDYLQIAPHYQAIVVDGDLTDYGTETQYEIFKRIFDANTVPDAAKLLVMGNHEFYKGTYANSQNSDQMLIDRFVTETGADGLYYDKWIKGSNQENYHFIVLSSEVSSATAPEDYTVLSDQQYQWLENTLKQDANPNKPIFVFIHEPIANTVYGSEEWGSQLLTGRLKSILQQYPQAILFTGHLHYLLNHPRSVYQDGFTMVSTGAVAYMLYEGGNAPMEFSQGLLVNVYDDHVEIKAREFSNHSWVNQYSIPIPFRKTIDDTEKPSFPADAQATVTGVTATTASISWPAATDNTMVDKYVIKQNGKVLQTVYNKYWESPSASPYTANLSNLSANTNYSLEISAVDAWNNESANSIFVGLKTDLSKGWVKAGTIYFYYDERTGQKVTGWLLDKDKWYYFNKYGMMQTGWVNVNGKWYLLGTDGAMKTGWAKDNGSWYYLDQNGAMKIGWVIVGQRWYFLKSSGAMQSGWLHDSGSSYYLNSSGVMQTGWKLIVNKWYYFYSSGKMAVNTKIGNCKIGSDGVWIR, encoded by the coding sequence GTGAAAAAACTGATCGTCATTTTTCTTGTGGCTGTTTCTTTTCAGCTTTTTCAAAAGCATGTATGGGCTGCTGAAACGAACACTAGCAGCCCTGAACCTAATTTGCAAGTTCCTATTATCAGTGATGTGCATATAAATGAAAATCTTCCGGTACGGCAGGAACATTTTACAAATGCCTTACAGGATTATTTGCAGATTGCTCCCCACTATCAGGCGATTGTCGTTGATGGGGATTTAACAGATTACGGAACAGAGACACAGTATGAGATTTTTAAACGTATTTTTGACGCCAATACCGTTCCCGATGCAGCCAAACTTTTGGTGATGGGAAATCATGAGTTTTATAAAGGAACCTATGCAAATTCACAGAATTCGGATCAGATGTTGATTGACCGTTTTGTTACGGAAACGGGGGCAGATGGCCTTTACTATGATAAGTGGATCAAAGGGTCTAACCAAGAAAATTATCATTTTATCGTGTTAAGCAGTGAGGTTTCGAGTGCGACGGCCCCAGAAGATTATACGGTTTTGTCGGATCAACAATATCAATGGCTGGAAAATACATTAAAGCAGGATGCAAATCCAAATAAGCCGATATTCGTATTCATCCATGAACCAATTGCTAACACGGTGTATGGCAGTGAGGAATGGGGAAGCCAGCTGCTGACAGGAAGATTGAAATCCATTCTCCAGCAATATCCGCAGGCCATTCTTTTCACGGGACATTTGCATTACTTGCTAAATCATCCACGCTCTGTCTATCAGGATGGATTTACGATGGTGAGCACGGGTGCAGTTGCGTATATGTTGTATGAAGGTGGCAATGCTCCGATGGAATTTTCGCAGGGGCTGTTAGTAAATGTGTATGATGATCATGTGGAAATCAAAGCGAGGGAATTTAGCAACCATTCGTGGGTCAATCAATATTCGATACCGATTCCATTTAGGAAAACAATCGATGATACGGAAAAGCCGTCTTTCCCAGCTGATGCCCAGGCTACTGTAACGGGCGTTACCGCCACAACCGCTTCAATTTCCTGGCCGGCAGCAACAGATAACACAATGGTTGATAAATATGTTATCAAGCAAAACGGGAAAGTGCTGCAGACGGTCTATAACAAATACTGGGAAAGCCCAAGTGCTTCTCCATATACGGCGAATCTATCGAATTTAAGTGCAAATACTAATTATTCATTGGAAATTTCAGCCGTTGATGCGTGGAACAACGAATCAGCCAATTCCATCTTTGTCGGTTTGAAGACAGACCTGTCTAAAGGCTGGGTGAAGGCTGGAACTATTTATTTTTATTATGATGAACGAACAGGGCAAAAGGTAACTGGCTGGTTATTGGACAAAGATAAATGGTATTACTTTAATAAATACGGGATGATGCAGACCGGCTGGGTAAATGTGAATGGTAAATGGTATTTACTCGGTACGGATGGCGCGATGAAAACTGGCTGGGCCAAAGACAACGGCAGCTGGTATTATCTTGATCAAAATGGCGCGATGAAAATAGGCTGGGTAATAGTCGGCCAACGCTGGTACTTTTTGAAAAGTTCAGGTGCGATGCAAAGTGGCTGGCTGCATGATAGCGGCAGCTCGTATTATCTGAATAGCAGCGGTGTGATGCAGACAGGATGGAAGTTGATCGTTAATAAATGGTATTACTTTTATTCCAGTGGAAAAATGGCCGTTAATACGAAAATCGGAAACTGCAAAATCGGCAGCGATGGAGTATGGATTCGATGA
- a CDS encoding ABC transporter ATP-binding protein, with translation MLKINDMNVYYGNIHALKGVSLEINQGEIVTLIGANGAGKSTLLQSISGLQKPKSGEILFENEHISGKVPQSIVKRGISQVPEGRRVFANMTVEENLELGAYLRKDKKGIREDFEKIYQLFPRLLERRKQLSGTLSGGEQQMLAMGRALMARPRLLLLDEPSMGLAPLLVKTIFRIIEEINNTGTTILLVEQNANMALSIADRAYVIETGKIVASGNAEELGQSDQIRKAYLGGH, from the coding sequence ATGCTGAAAATAAATGATATGAACGTCTATTATGGGAATATCCACGCCTTGAAGGGCGTTTCCCTGGAAATCAATCAAGGAGAAATCGTCACGCTGATTGGAGCCAATGGTGCTGGAAAAAGTACACTGTTGCAATCGATTTCGGGCTTACAGAAGCCAAAGAGCGGCGAGATTTTGTTTGAAAATGAGCACATATCCGGCAAGGTACCGCAATCAATCGTAAAGCGGGGAATTTCACAGGTTCCGGAAGGACGCCGCGTGTTTGCCAACATGACGGTTGAGGAAAATTTGGAATTGGGTGCCTATTTGCGCAAGGATAAAAAGGGCATTCGGGAAGATTTTGAAAAGATTTATCAGCTTTTCCCACGTTTGTTAGAGCGTCGCAAGCAGCTATCAGGTACGCTTTCCGGGGGAGAGCAGCAGATGCTGGCAATGGGCCGTGCGTTGATGGCACGCCCTCGGCTGCTGCTGCTGGACGAACCTTCTATGGGTCTGGCACCGTTGCTAGTAAAAACGATTTTCCGGATTATTGAAGAAATCAATAATACAGGGACAACCATCCTCCTGGTAGAGCAAAATGCCAATATGGCCCTGTCCATTGCTGACCGCGCGTATGTTATTGAGACAGGTAAAATTGTCGCTTCTGGTAATGCAGAGGAATTGGGTCAAAGTGATCAAATTAGAAAAGCCTATCTTGGCGGCCATTAA
- a CDS encoding response regulator: MIKLMLVDDHAVLRDGLKNIMGLESDIEVVSEAVNGNDAIEKVKDSLPDVILMDINIPEKNGIEATSVIKKMYPGVKILILTMFDHDEYFMAAIREGADGYLLKDAPSQHVVDAIRSVANGQSVIHPSMTKKLLSLHQPKPEPVEEKMDGALTMREKEVMLCLVKGMNNKEIAQNLFISDKTVKIHVSNIFKKLGVKSRSQVVIYAVQHQLVPLS; the protein is encoded by the coding sequence GTGATCAAGCTTATGCTAGTCGATGATCATGCCGTATTGCGCGACGGGCTCAAAAACATTATGGGCCTAGAGAGTGATATAGAGGTAGTGTCGGAAGCAGTAAACGGAAATGATGCAATTGAAAAAGTAAAGGATTCCTTGCCTGATGTGATTTTAATGGATATAAATATTCCGGAAAAGAACGGAATTGAAGCCACAAGCGTGATTAAAAAAATGTATCCAGGGGTTAAAATCTTAATTTTAACCATGTTTGACCATGATGAATATTTCATGGCGGCGATCCGTGAGGGGGCTGACGGATATCTCTTGAAGGATGCACCCTCGCAGCATGTAGTCGATGCGATCCGCTCTGTTGCCAACGGCCAGTCCGTCATTCACCCATCGATGACCAAGAAACTTTTAAGTCTGCATCAGCCAAAGCCAGAGCCAGTCGAGGAAAAAATGGATGGCGCGCTGACAATGCGGGAAAAAGAAGTAATGCTATGTTTAGTGAAGGGAATGAACAACAAGGAAATTGCCCAGAACTTGTTCATCAGTGATAAAACAGTAAAGATTCATGTCAGTAATATTTTTAAAAAACTAGGCGTTAAAAGTCGTTCACAGGTTGTGATTTATGCCGTTCAACATCAGCTGGTACCGTTGTCCTAA
- a CDS encoding ABC transporter substrate-binding protein, giving the protein MRKKKVAGLFASLMLAGGVMAGCGSANTSGSADGGGKGGTIKIGANLELSGGVASYGESIKEGIDLALDEINKNGVNGKKLELVTVDNKSDASEATNGAIKLISQDKVSAIIGAATSTDTLAQVQIAHDNKVPIITPTGTNPTVTVKDGKLNDFAFRTCFIDPFQGTVAANFAANTLNVKKAAILIDSSSDYSKGLAASFKDSLKKDGGDVVSEEAYVAKDTDFHAQLTRIKAQNPAFVFIPGYYQEVGLIVKQARELGLNVPMMGADGWDSPTLVQLAGKSALNNTFITNHYSSGDADQKVQAFVKAFQAKYNGKSPDAFNALGYDSVYFLADAIKRAGSSDPQKIQKALAETNGLQLVTGVMKLDKNHDPIKSAVILEYKDGVQTFKTKVNPE; this is encoded by the coding sequence ATGAGGAAGAAAAAAGTAGCAGGACTGTTCGCTTCGCTAATGCTGGCGGGAGGAGTAATGGCAGGATGCGGCAGTGCGAACACAAGTGGTAGTGCAGATGGCGGAGGAAAAGGCGGCACTATTAAAATTGGTGCGAACTTGGAGTTATCCGGCGGTGTGGCATCATATGGAGAGTCTATTAAAGAAGGTATTGACCTGGCTCTTGATGAAATCAACAAAAATGGCGTAAACGGCAAAAAACTAGAACTCGTAACAGTTGATAATAAATCGGATGCTTCTGAAGCGACAAACGGTGCGATCAAGCTGATCAGCCAAGATAAAGTATCGGCTATCATCGGTGCGGCAACAAGTACAGATACACTTGCTCAAGTACAAATTGCCCATGATAACAAGGTTCCGATCATCACACCAACAGGAACGAACCCAACAGTAACGGTTAAAGATGGTAAATTAAATGACTTTGCCTTCCGTACTTGTTTTATTGACCCATTCCAAGGTACGGTTGCTGCAAACTTTGCTGCTAATACACTTAATGTGAAAAAGGCTGCGATCCTAATTGACAGCTCCAGCGACTACTCAAAAGGTCTTGCTGCATCCTTCAAGGATTCCTTAAAGAAAGATGGCGGCGATGTTGTTTCTGAAGAAGCTTATGTAGCAAAAGATACGGATTTCCATGCTCAATTAACACGGATCAAAGCACAAAATCCTGCATTTGTCTTCATCCCTGGTTATTACCAAGAAGTAGGATTAATTGTGAAGCAAGCTCGTGAGCTAGGGCTAAACGTGCCTATGATGGGGGCTGACGGCTGGGATTCTCCAACGTTAGTACAACTTGCCGGCAAGTCTGCATTAAACAATACGTTCATCACGAACCACTATTCTTCTGGCGACGCTGATCAAAAGGTACAAGCATTTGTTAAAGCATTCCAAGCAAAATACAATGGCAAATCTCCAGATGCCTTCAATGCTTTAGGTTATGACTCTGTTTACTTCCTTGCTGATGCGATTAAACGTGCAGGCAGCAGTGATCCGCAGAAAATCCAAAAAGCTCTTGCTGAAACAAATGGCCTACAGTTAGTAACTGGAGTGATGAAGCTTGACAAAAATCATGATCCAATTAAATCTGCCGTAATCCTTGAGTACAAAGACGGTGTACAAACATTCAAAACAAAGGTAAATCCTGAATAA
- a CDS encoding GAF domain-containing sensor histidine kinase, with protein sequence MNGSVFLQKRERFSRLFLLLISIIGTWIFIQFGLFTLTVPSDMMIFSLLAIFLFIVELFPLPVWKGAITISFPLVYVIYHLDGWSTAIVTYGMISASINLLKQRPLRIIFFNTATIVISLYFGSIICHSIYSVLPLNGLSKVIRGIIYFNLLMLPFYLINNLIIDILLAVRPQAYSLTVWKRKTLQEGNSFLLSLGYLILFYILGNQNRGKVDVISFFFFFSPLVCFSLLSSIIANLKREKAKLKALFSISSELNEKIAGADWLTFLKNNLQEFIDVDAWILWRKEQTGWRLSFAAGQVANRGSFSETADQGFNNIRKLTIYHNIKKAAGPAGDCFTGEICSLLYAPLMLENEMVGMFVFGRSRTKSFGEEDRQSAATLANQLAVLFKTKWLFAEQEKKLILEERNRIARDIHDGVAQSLAGAILNLETAQRKFIKMPEDSLRLITESTEKLRISLKEVRESIYALRPYPTERVGLFSAITAKIKAVEHDAFLPITIETRGQEFQLSPMSEKIIFDICQESMQNAIKHAEASKIEILLSYQKEHVLLKVKDNGKGFSLFQAMIKARENPHFGILQMNEAAEKIHASLQVDSREGAGTEITLTVPRMGIEGSDLCDQAYASR encoded by the coding sequence ATGAATGGCTCTGTTTTTTTACAGAAAAGGGAACGATTTTCCAGACTTTTTTTGCTGCTGATCTCCATCATCGGAACTTGGATTTTCATCCAATTTGGCCTATTTACCCTGACTGTCCCCTCTGATATGATGATTTTTTCATTACTGGCTATTTTTTTATTCATTGTTGAGTTATTTCCGCTGCCTGTTTGGAAAGGAGCCATAACGATTTCCTTCCCGCTTGTATATGTGATTTATCATCTGGATGGTTGGAGTACAGCTATTGTCACGTACGGGATGATCTCGGCATCCATTAATCTATTGAAGCAGCGGCCGCTAAGAATTATATTCTTTAACACGGCGACTATTGTGATCAGCTTATATTTTGGTTCTATCATTTGTCATTCTATATATTCTGTTCTGCCGCTTAATGGTTTATCTAAAGTAATTCGAGGGATTATTTATTTTAATTTGCTTATGCTTCCATTCTATCTCATAAATAATCTCATTATTGATATTTTATTAGCAGTGCGGCCGCAAGCCTACAGTTTAACAGTGTGGAAACGCAAAACGCTGCAGGAAGGCAATAGTTTTCTCCTATCTTTAGGCTATCTTATCCTGTTCTATATTTTGGGGAATCAAAACAGAGGAAAAGTTGATGTCATTTCCTTCTTCTTCTTTTTTTCGCCATTGGTATGTTTTTCGTTATTAAGCTCGATTATTGCTAATTTGAAAAGGGAAAAGGCAAAGTTAAAGGCCCTTTTCAGTATTTCCTCGGAATTAAATGAAAAAATTGCCGGTGCCGATTGGCTAACATTTTTAAAAAATAATCTTCAGGAATTTATAGATGTGGATGCCTGGATTTTGTGGAGAAAAGAACAGACTGGCTGGCGGTTAAGCTTTGCTGCTGGTCAAGTTGCGAATCGTGGTTCTTTTTCAGAAACAGCAGATCAGGGATTTAACAATATCAGGAAGTTAACAATCTATCATAATATTAAAAAGGCTGCCGGTCCAGCTGGCGATTGTTTCACTGGAGAAATCTGTTCATTGCTATATGCCCCATTAATGCTGGAAAATGAAATGGTTGGTATGTTTGTCTTTGGGCGAAGCCGGACAAAAAGTTTTGGTGAGGAAGATCGGCAATCGGCGGCAACCCTTGCGAATCAATTAGCGGTACTTTTTAAAACAAAATGGCTTTTCGCAGAGCAAGAGAAAAAGTTGATTTTGGAGGAGAGAAACCGAATTGCCCGTGATATCCATGATGGAGTCGCCCAATCATTGGCTGGAGCCATATTGAATTTAGAAACGGCCCAGCGGAAATTTATAAAAATGCCGGAGGATTCTTTAAGGCTAATAACGGAAAGTACCGAGAAACTTCGCATCAGCCTAAAAGAAGTGAGAGAATCGATCTATGCATTAAGGCCTTATCCGACGGAACGGGTTGGATTATTTTCAGCCATTACAGCGAAGATCAAAGCGGTGGAACACGATGCTTTCCTGCCCATCACTATAGAGACCCGGGGTCAGGAGTTCCAGTTAAGCCCAATGTCTGAGAAAATTATTTTTGATATTTGTCAGGAAAGTATGCAAAATGCCATTAAACATGCAGAAGCTTCCAAAATAGAAATTCTATTAAGTTATCAAAAAGAACATGTATTATTGAAAGTGAAGGATAATGGCAAAGGTTTTTCCCTTTTCCAGGCCATGATCAAGGCGCGGGAGAATCCTCATTTTGGTATTTTGCAAATGAATGAGGCAGCCGAGAAAATCCATGCATCACTACAGGTTGATTCAAGAGAAGGAGCCGGAACGGAGATTACGTTAACGGTACCCAGAATGGGAATTGAAGGGAGTGATTTATGTGATCAAGCTTATGCTAGTCGATGA
- a CDS encoding branched-chain amino acid ABC transporter permease, whose translation MEQLIQQLVNGISLGSIYALIALGYTMVYGIVKLINFAHGDVFMVGAFIGFYCISIFHLGFFPALLISMAACAIFGVLIERIAYKPLRNATRIAALITAIGVSLFIEYGTIYLRGAQPEAYPNTVPLHDLKIFGVVISGQSILILGVSIILMILLQFIVHRTKIGKAMRAVSHDMDAAKLMGINVNNTISATFAIGSALAGAAGVIFGMYYTTIDPLMGIIPGLKAFVAAVLGGIGIIPGAMTGGLLLGVIESLVSAAGFSLWRDGVAFVVLILILLLRPAGLFGKNVKEKV comes from the coding sequence ATGGAACAACTGATTCAACAGCTTGTCAATGGAATATCATTAGGCAGTATCTATGCCCTGATTGCCCTTGGGTACACAATGGTATACGGAATTGTCAAATTAATTAATTTTGCCCATGGGGACGTCTTCATGGTGGGTGCCTTTATTGGTTTTTATTGTATCTCTATTTTCCATTTGGGATTTTTCCCCGCTCTGCTCATCTCCATGGCTGCTTGCGCGATCTTTGGCGTGTTAATAGAGCGGATTGCCTATAAACCGCTACGGAATGCTACAAGGATCGCCGCATTAATCACCGCGATTGGTGTTTCGCTCTTTATTGAATACGGAACGATTTATCTGCGCGGGGCACAGCCTGAAGCCTATCCAAACACTGTTCCTTTACATGACTTAAAGATTTTCGGTGTTGTCATCAGCGGCCAATCCATTTTGATATTGGGCGTTTCCATCATCCTGATGATCCTGCTTCAATTTATTGTCCATCGAACGAAAATAGGAAAAGCGATGCGTGCTGTATCCCATGACATGGATGCAGCAAAATTAATGGGAATTAACGTCAATAATACGATCTCAGCAACGTTTGCAATTGGTTCAGCATTGGCCGGCGCTGCAGGAGTTATTTTCGGAATGTACTATACAACGATTGACCCGTTAATGGGGATTATTCCAGGTCTTAAGGCGTTTGTTGCGGCCGTATTGGGCGGGATCGGAATCATTCCGGGAGCCATGACAGGCGGTTTGCTGCTTGGTGTAATTGAGTCGCTTGTCAGCGCGGCAGGCTTCTCGCTCTGGCGTGATGGTGTGGCTTTTGTCGTTCTGATTTTGATCTTGCTTCTACGTCCGGCAGGTCTGTTTGGCAAGAATGTTAAGGAAAAGGTTTAG